One part of the Pseudopipra pipra isolate bDixPip1 chromosome 3, bDixPip1.hap1, whole genome shotgun sequence genome encodes these proteins:
- the PSMB1 gene encoding proteasome subunit beta type-1, whose protein sequence is MAMLSAAGYGPSRPEMGYELDGPVQHYRFSPYTFNGGTVLAIAGEDFSIVASDTRLSEGYAIHCRDSPKCYKLTEQTVIGCTGFHGDCLTLTKIIEARLKMYKHSNNKTMTTGAIAAMLSTILYSRRFFPYYVYNIIGGLDEEGKGAVYSFDPVGSYQRDSFKAGGSASAMLQPLLDNQIGFKNMQNVEHVPLTLEKALQLVKDVFISAAERDVYTGDALKICIVTKDGIKEQSIQLRKD, encoded by the exons ATGGCGATGTTGTCTGCAGCGGGATACGGGCCCTCCCGGCCTGAGATGGGCTATGAGCTGGATGGGCCCGTACAGCATTACCGCTTCTCGCCCTACACCTTCAACGGAGG GACTGTGCTGGCGATTGCTGGGGAAGACTTTTCTATTGTTGCCTCTGACACACGGCTCAGTGAAGGCTATGCAATTCACTGCCGGGACAGCCCAAAATGCTACAAGCT AACAGAACAAACGGTCATTGGATGCACTGGTTTCCATGGTGATTGCCTTACCCTTACTAAAATTATTGAAGCAAGATTAAAG ATGTACAAGCATTCCAATAACAAGACCATGACTACTGGGGCTATTGCAGCAATGCTGTCTACAATCCTGTATTCTCGACGCTTCTTTCCGTACTATGTTTATAACATAATTGGTGGACTTGATGAAGAAG GAAAGGGAGCAGTATATAGCTTTGATCCAGTGGGCTCATACCAGAGGGATTCTTTCAAAGCAGGTGGATCAGCAAGTGCCATGCTGCAACCTTTGCTGGATAACCAG ATTGGCTTCAAGAACATGCAAAATGTGGAACATGTACCTCTGACCCTGGAAAAGGCTTTGCAGCTGGTTAAGGATGtctttatttctgctgctgagaGAGATGTGTACACTGGGGATGCACTTAAGATTTGCATTGTCACAAAAGATGGAATTAAAGAGCAAAGTATCCAATTGCGAAAAGACTAA